Proteins encoded in a region of the Trypanosoma brucei brucei TREU927 chromosome 5, complete sequence genome:
- a CDS encoding dual-specificity protein phosphatase, putative (similar to Dual specificity protein phosphatase 10 (EC 3.1.3.48) (EC 3.1.3.16)(Mitogen-activated protein kinase phosphatase 5) (MAP kinasephosphatase 5) (MKP-5). (Swiss-Prot:Q9Y6W6) [Homo sapiens;]): MQSSSFAGTGVFPPPPAFLRGNNSIRTGKRVGRRHHHFTDENVVDLRSIETGVECSTRMGHSRSNTAAEDPPLRARRRIPHGSNPPTKILDFLFLGGVSDATNPEFLRRENIVTILNVSREEYWSVDKGITIHPFPLEDNAEENIRKFFSHTYRLLEAARSAYYSSKRQCERSTSTNDAATNSNLDYHNGNENGSGCSAGTNVVNGYCEGSNGGTSSNINNSMNEATDNCAISASPARPPCVLVHCRYGISRSVTIVLAYLMRRNGWSLNDALQYVMCRRPHVEPNVGFMNVLLSFQRDMDPQKRDIQRNLLPIVVRNLPPNTSSSAVHKFFEDRVGCVHKVATFPSRVAAGNSTRENTDGNSKDISDESSTSDCNDEISSGAMWLVVFATPDSVHLAHRLYHKQPDFFAPLGVSEGRRVKLTALSKLHRSPRPITGGESLANES; the protein is encoded by the coding sequence ATGCAGTCGTCAAGTTTTGCTGGAACGGGGGTGTTTCCGCCCCCGCCAGCTTTCTTGCGAGGCAACAACTCCATTAGGACAGGAAAGCGAGTGGGGCGccgtcatcatcatttcaCTGATGAAAACGTTGTGGACCTTCGTAGTATTGAAACTGGAGTGGAATGCAGCACTCGTATGGGACACAGTCGCAGTAACACAGCAGCTGAAGATCCTCCATTGCGTGCGCGCCGTCGTATCCCACATGGCAGTAACCCACCAACAAAGATATTagactttcttttcttgggTGGCGTTAGTGATGCAACAAATCCTGAGTTCCTCCGACGTGAAAATATCGTGACCATTCTGAACGTCTCACGAGAAGAATATTGGTCTGTGGACAAGGGAATTACGAtacatccttttcctctaGAGGACAACGCGGAGGAAAACATCCGGAAGTTCTTCTCACACACCTACAGGCTGCTGGAGGCTGCGCGCAGTGCGTATTACAGCTCAAAAAGGCAATGCGAGCGGTCAACCTCAACAAATGACGCCGCCACCAATTCAAATCTCGATTACCACAACGGTAACGAGAACGGTAGCGGCTGTAGTGCAGGGACTAATGTTGTTAATGGTTACTGTGAGGGCAGTAACGGTGGTACTAGTAGTAATATTAACAACTCCATGAATGAAGCAACTGACAATTGTGCGATTAGTGCTTCTCCTGCCCGGCCGCCTTGTGTGCTCGTGCATTGCCGGTACGGCATCAGCCGCTCCGTAACGATTGTGCTTGCTTATCTCATGCGTCGTAACGGATGGTCCCTTAACGATGCTCTGCAATACGTCATGTGCCGACGACCGCATGTGGAACCCAACGTTGGTTTCATGAATGTTTTGCTTTCGTTTCAGCGGGATATGGATCCACAGAAACGAGACATCCAACGAAACTTGCTTCCTATTGTAGTTCGGAACCTTCCCCCTAATACATCGTCGTCTGCCGTGCATAAATTCTTTGAAGACCGCGTTGGTTGTGTCCATAAAGTGGCCACTTTTCCATCTCGTGTTGCCGCAGGAAATTCGACTCGAGAAAATACTGATGGTAACAGCAAGGATATTAGTGATGAGAGCAGCACCAGTGATTGTAATGATGAAATCAGTTCAGGTGCGATGTGGCTTGTGGTGTTTGCAACGCCGGACTCCGTACATTTGGCCCATCGTTTATATCATAAGCAACCGGATTTCTTTGCGCCACTCGGTGTTAGTGAAGGGCGCCGCGTGAAATTAACAGCTCTGAGCAAACTTCATCGATCCCCACGTCCCATCACTGGAGGGGAGTCGTTGGCTAATGAATCCTga